A genome region from Nicotiana tabacum cultivar K326 chromosome 13, ASM71507v2, whole genome shotgun sequence includes the following:
- the LOC107788766 gene encoding uncharacterized protein LOC107788766: MEFIRKLSVVILFCLIIFSFGIIHTASDAAHYQNNNVKDKQKDQSPTQMLEEAYSMLVTSSWRSWDMAKSYINQFQLKFFPPNVDFRSRDDGKANGGAGERMKEATQKSFEKSKEAVEETAKSAAEMMEQKVQKTAEKVKDTVSGGQKTSEKIKNTVSSGHDEL; this comes from the exons ATGGAATTTATTAGAAAACTAAGTGTAGTTATACTTTTTTGTCTTATCATAttttcctttggaattattcacacAGCTAGTGATGCTGCTCATTATCAGAACAATAACGtcaaagacaaacaaaaagaTCAATCTCCCACACAGATGCTAGAAGAAGCCTATTCTATGTTGGTTACATCTTCTTGGCGTTCTTGGGATATGGCTAAGTCTTATATCAATCAATTCCAGCTTAAGTTTTTTCCTCCAAATGTAGA TTTTAGGAGCAGGGATGATGGCAAGGCTAATGGAGGTGCTGGAGAGAGGATGAAGGAGGCTACTCAGAAGAGTTTTGAAAAGAGCAAAGAGGCAGTAGAAGAAACCGCGAAATCGGCTGCTGAGATGATGGAGCAGAAAGTGCAGAAAACAGCTGAGAAAGTGAAGGATACTGTATCTGGAGGTCAGAAAACATCTGAGAAAATAAAGAATACTGTCTCTTCTGGACATGATGAGCTATAA